The following are encoded together in the Nitrospirota bacterium genome:
- the hemN gene encoding oxygen-independent coproporphyrinogen III oxidase, which produces MTLTNLLLKKYSRPGPRYTSYPTAPHFSNLFGEKEWREELCRNQNSDRDLSLYFHIPFCDSLCYYCGCHMFATKRYSHAAEYVALLRKEISLIAGLAPSKKRVQQIHWGGGTPTFLQPSDIRNLFSSIQNEFLIAPGAEIACEVDPRELTRDHIAALKESGFNRMSLGVQDLDNQVQTSVNRVQPENIVYEVYGWMRNAGFKSINFDLMLGLPHQRVETFSRTLDKIISWSPDRLAIFSYAHLPNLLKHQKLIRVKDLPDFQTRLALRLLVIEKLNSAGYVNIGMDHYSKPNDDLVKARENQTLWRNFQGYSTHGESDLYGFGVSGISQTEEIYAQNVKEIDEYSKRIQQGRLATERGMNISLDDKIRREVIMRIMCGSEIDLPMLSQKWKIDFNDYFADALAELSKMEEDGLVEVSAENIRVTETGNLFLRNIAMPFDAYLEPHPSGNALYSQTL; this is translated from the coding sequence ATGACTTTGACAAATCTTTTACTCAAGAAATATAGCAGACCCGGACCGCGCTATACCTCCTATCCGACCGCACCCCATTTTTCAAATCTATTCGGTGAAAAAGAATGGAGGGAAGAGCTCTGCCGAAACCAGAACAGCGACCGGGACCTTTCACTCTATTTCCATATTCCGTTTTGCGATTCCTTATGCTATTACTGCGGCTGTCACATGTTCGCAACAAAGCGCTACAGTCACGCGGCAGAATACGTGGCGTTATTAAGAAAGGAAATTTCCCTTATTGCGGGATTGGCCCCTTCCAAAAAAAGAGTGCAACAGATCCATTGGGGAGGCGGCACGCCCACTTTTCTTCAGCCATCCGATATCCGAAATCTGTTCTCATCCATACAAAATGAGTTCCTGATCGCTCCCGGTGCGGAAATTGCCTGTGAAGTCGATCCCAGGGAATTAACCCGGGATCATATTGCCGCGTTAAAAGAGAGCGGCTTTAACAGAATGAGCCTGGGCGTTCAGGATCTTGACAATCAGGTTCAAACAAGCGTCAATCGCGTCCAGCCTGAAAATATTGTTTACGAAGTGTACGGCTGGATGCGGAATGCCGGGTTTAAAAGTATTAATTTCGATTTGATGCTCGGATTGCCGCACCAGCGTGTAGAAACCTTTTCCCGGACCCTGGATAAAATTATCTCCTGGTCGCCCGACCGTCTGGCCATTTTCAGTTACGCCCACCTTCCGAACCTGCTGAAACACCAAAAGCTGATACGTGTGAAAGACCTCCCTGATTTTCAGACTCGTCTGGCGCTGCGCCTTCTGGTCATTGAAAAGCTGAATTCAGCCGGTTATGTCAATATTGGAATGGATCACTATTCGAAACCCAACGACGATCTGGTGAAGGCCAGGGAGAACCAAACGCTCTGGAGGAATTTTCAAGGTTACTCGACACATGGAGAGAGCGACCTATATGGTTTCGGGGTTTCCGGTATCAGCCAGACGGAGGAGATTTACGCGCAAAATGTCAAAGAGATTGACGAGTACAGCAAAAGAATCCAGCAGGGCAGACTGGCGACCGAACGCGGAATGAACATCTCCCTGGATGATAAGATCCGACGCGAGGTCATCATGCGGATTATGTGCGGCTCGGAGATAGACCTCCCGATGCTTTCGCAAAAATGGAAAATTGATTTCAACGATTACTTTGCCGATGCCCTCGCCGAATTAAGCAAGATGGAGGAAGACGGTTTGGTTGAGGTCTCTGCTGAAAACATTAGGGTGACAGAAACCGGAAATCTTTTTCTTCGCAATATCGCCATGCCGTTCGATGCCTATCTAGAACCTCATCCATCCGGAAATGCCCTCTACTCACAGACTTTATAG